A stretch of Chionomys nivalis chromosome 26, mChiNiv1.1, whole genome shotgun sequence DNA encodes these proteins:
- the LOC130866782 gene encoding MLV-related proviral Env polyprotein-like, with translation MGPGLKTFMFALVKAGPADVGVPERGTVLNGDGKKAAWDGPKYWGLRLYRTGYDPITLFSISRQIMSASPSQSIGPNTILGDQQSPSKSNPPPKPQPIPLVTASPSHKTTSSPPRSGPKTPSITMALQQPGTGDRLLKLVEGAFLTLNYSDPTRTQECWLCLVSKPPYYEVIAVSRNFSNHTSAPTSCTALSEHKLTLSEVSGRGLCIGKVPPSHQVLCNLTQEVWPGSHYLEAPNGTCWACSKGLTPCVSTSVLNVSSDYCVLIELWPKIIYHEPEYIYSHFEKIGEITRFRREPVSLTLALLLGGLTVGGMAAGIGTGVLEESISTLEKSLTSLSEVVLQNRRGLDILFLKEGGLCAALKEECCFYADQTGLVRDSMTKLRERLKQRQQLLEIGQGWFEGWFNRSPWFTTLVSSIMGPLMILLLILLFGPCILNKLVQFVKDRLSVIQTLVLTQQYHQLRQYDPEVPGS, from the exons ATGGGACCCGGACTAAAGACATTTATGTTTGCCCTGGTCAAGGCGGGACCCGCGGATGTGGGGGTCCCGGAGAGGGGTACTGTGCTCAATGGGGAT ggaaagaaagcagCATGGGATGGACCTAAGTATTGGGGGCTACGCCTCTACCGTACTGGATATGACCCCATCACCTTGTTTTCAATTTCCCGACAAATTATGAGTGCTTCCCCATCACAATCCATCGGCCCCAATACTATCTTGGGAGACCAGCAGTCCCCCTCTAAGTCCAACCCACCCCCCAAACCTCAACCTATACCATTGGTTACGGCATCACCTTCGCATAAAACCACCAGCTCACCCCCCAGATCTGGTCCCAAAACCCCGAGCATCACAATGGCCCTCCAGCAACCCGGGACAGGGGATCGACTCCTGAAGTTAGTCGAGGGAGCCTTCTTAACCTTAAACTACTCTGATCCCACCCGGACGCAGGAATGTTGGCTATGTCTGGTTTCGAAGCCCCCGTACTATGAAGTCATTGCTGTTTCGCGGAATTTTTCCAATCACACTTCTGCCCCAACCAGTTGTACAGCCCTTTCAGAGCATAAACTAACATTATCTGAGGTATCAGGAAGGGGACTTTGCATAGGTAAGGTCCCCCCATCTCATCAGGTACTATGTAACCTAACTCAAGAAGTTTGGCCAGGGTCCCATTATCTGGAAGCCCCCAATGGGACTTGCTGGGCTTGCAGCAAGGGATTGACACCGTGCGTGTCAACCTCAGTTCTTAATGTCAGCTCTGACTATTGCGTGCTCATAGAACTATGGCCCAAGATAATATACCATGAACCAGAATACATCTATAGCCATTTTGAGAAAATTGGGGAAATAACTCGGTTTCGCAGAGAACCTGTATCTTTGACATTAGCTTTACTGCTTGGTGGACTTACTGTAGGAGGTATGGCGGCAGGAATAGGGACAGGA GTATTAGAAGAATCAATCAGTACTCTTGAGAAATCTTTAACCTCACTCTCCGAGGTAGTCTTACAAAACAGAAGAGGATTAGATATTTTGTTCCTAAAAGAAGGAGGACTATGTGCAGCCCTAAAAGAAGAATGCTGCttctatgcagaccagactgggtTGGTACGAGACAGTATGACCAAACTCAGGGAGAGACTTAAACAGAGACAACAGTTGTTGGAAATAGGACAAGGCTGGTTTGAAGGGTGGTTTAATCGATCACCATGGTTTACCACCCTAGTCTCTTCCATCATGGGACCCTTAATGATCCTCCTACTTATATTACTCTTTGGGCCCTGCATTCTTAATAAATTAGTCCAGTTTGTGAAGGACAGGTTATCAGTTATACAGACTTTGGTACTAACCCAGCAATATCATCAATTAAGACAATATGACCCGGAGGTCCCAGGGTCCTGA